The Zalophus californianus isolate mZalCal1 chromosome 8, mZalCal1.pri.v2, whole genome shotgun sequence genome has a segment encoding these proteins:
- the HTRA2 gene encoding LOW QUALITY PROTEIN: serine protease HTRA2, mitochondrial (The sequence of the model RefSeq protein was modified relative to this genomic sequence to represent the inferred CDS: inserted 3 bases in 3 codons): MAALRAGRGAGWNLRGWRALGGVRWGKGPLLTPDLRALLTSGTPDPRARVTYGTPSLLARLSVGVPEPRTCLTSGTWDSRARLTAGAPDXRTREVSGTPGTRPRVWLAVALGAGGXVLLLLWGGGRGPPAVLASVLGSPPTLSRXQYNFIADVVEKTAPAVVYIEIFPRHPFSGREVPISNGSGFVVAADGLIVTNAHVVADRRRVRVRLLSGDTYEAMVTAVDPVADIATLRIQTKEPLPTLPLGRSADVRQGEFVVAMGSPFALQNTITSGIVSSAQRPARDLGLPQTNVEYIQTDAAIDFGNSGGPLVNLDGEVIGVNTMKVTAGISFAIPSDRLREFLHRGEKKNSWFGISGSQRRYIGVMMLTLTPSILAELQLREPSFPDVQHGVLIHKVILDSPAHRAGLRPGDVILAIGEQLVQNAEDIYEAVRTQSQLAVRIRRGPETLTLYVTPEVTE, from the exons ATGGCTGCACTGAGGGCGGGGCGGGGTGCAGGCTGGAACCTCCGGGGATGGCGGGCTTTGGGGGGGGTTCGCTGGGGGAAGGGACCCCTGTTGACCCCTGACCTTCGGGCCTTGCTGACGTCAGGAACTCCTGACCCTCGGGCCCGAGTGACTTATGGGACCCCCAGTCTCCTGGCCCGGTTGTCTGTGGGGGTCCCTGAACCACGGACGTGTCTGACGTCGGGGACTTGGGATTCCCGAGCACGGCTGACTGCAGGGGCCCCAG CCAGGACCCGGGAGGTCTCAGGGACCCCTGGAACCCGTCCGCGCGTATGGCTGGCGGTGGCGCTGGGCGCTGGGG CAGTACTATTGTTATTGTGGGGCGGGGGTCGGGGTCCCCCAGCGGTCCTCGCCTCGGTCCTTGGCTCGCCGCCCACCCTCTCCC AGCAGTACAACTTCATCGCAGACGTGGTGGAGAAGACAGCACCTGCTGTGGTTTATATCGAGATCTT TCCCAGGCACCCTTTCTCGGGCCGCGAAGTCCCTATCTCGAATGGCTCAGGATTCGTGGTGGCTGCCGACGGGCTCATCGTAACCAACGCTCATGTGGTGGCTGATCGGCGCCGGGTCCGTGTGAGGCTGCTTAGCGGTGACACGTATGAGGCCATGGTCACAGCTGTGGATCCCGTGGCAGACATTGCCACGCTGAGGATTCAGACCAAG GAGCCTCTCCCCACACTACCCCTGGGACGCTCAGCCGATGTCCGGCAAGGGGAGTTTGTTGTTGCCATGGGAAGTCCCTTTGCACTGCAGAATACGATCACTTCTGGCATTGTCAGCTCTGCTCAGCGTCCAGCCAGAGACCTGGGCCTCCCCCAAACCAATGTGGAATACATCCAGACTGATGCAGCTATTGAT TTTGGAAACTCTGGAGGTCCTCTGGTTAACCTG GATGGGGAGGTGATTGGAGTAAATACCATGAAGGTCACAGCTGGAATCTCTTTTGCCATCCCTTCTGATCGCCTTCGAGAGTTTCTGCATCGTGGGGAAAAGAAGA ATTCCTGGTTTGGAATCAGTGGGTCCCAGCGCCGCTACATTGGGGTGATGATGCTGACCCTGACTCCCAG CATCCTTGCTGAACTACAGCTTCGAGAACCAAGCTTTCCTGATGTTCAGCATGGTGTGCTCATCCATAAAGTCATCCTGGACTCCCCTGCACACCG GGCTGGTCTACGGCCGGGTGATGTGATCTTGGCCATTGGGGAGCAGCTGGTACAAAACGCTGAAGATATTTATGAAGCTGTTCGAACCCAATCCCAGCTGGCAGTGCGCATCCGGCGGGGACCGGAAACATTAACCTTATATGTGACCCCTGAAGTCACAGAATGA
- the AUP1 gene encoding LOW QUALITY PROTEIN: ancient ubiquitous protein 1 (The sequence of the model RefSeq protein was modified relative to this genomic sequence to represent the inferred CDS: inserted 1 base in 1 codon) yields the protein MDPSPALGPERLFDSHRLPGDGFLLLALLLYAPVGFCLLVLRLFLGIHVFLVSCALPDSVLRRFVVRTMCAVLGLVARQEDSGLRDHRVRVLISNHVTPFDHNIVNLLTSCSTPLLNSPPSFVCWSRGFMEMDGRGELVESLKRFCASTRLPPTPLLLFPEEEATNGREGXLRFSSWPFSIQDVVQPLTLRVQRPLVSVTVSDASWVSELLWSLFVPFTVYQVRWLPPVHRQLGRGMRSFALRVQQLVAKGLGQTGTRLTPADKAEHMKRQRHPRLRPQSAQSSFPPSPGPSPGVRLAALAQRVKEVLPHVPLGVIQRDLARTGCVDLTITNLLEGAVAFMPEDITEGTQSLPTASAPKFPSSGPVTPQPTALTFAKSSWARQESLQERKQALYEYARRRFTERQAQEAD from the exons ATGGATCCTTCCCCGGCGCTGGGGCCGGAGCGGCTCTTTGACTCGCACCG GCTCCCGGGTGACGGCTTCCTGCTCCTCGCGCTGCTGCTCTACGCTCCAGTCGGGTTCTGCCTCCTCGTCTTGCGCCTCTTTCTTGGGATCCACGTCTTCCTGGTCAGCTGCGCTCTACCAGACAGTGTCCTTCGCAG GTTCGTGGTGCGGACCATGTGTGCGGTGCTGGGGCTCGTGGCCCGGCAGGAGGACTCCGGACTCCGGGATCACCGCGTCAGGGTCCTCATTTCCAACCACGTGACACCTTTCGACCATAACATAGTCAACTTGCTCACCAGCTGTAGCACC CCTCTACTCAATAGTCCCCCAAGTTTTGTGTGCTGGTCTCGGGGCTTCATGGAGATGGATGGGCGGGGGGAGTTGGTGGAGTCACTCAAGAGATTCTGTGCTTCCACGAggcttcctcccacccctctgctgCTATTCCCTGAGGAAGAGGCCACCAATGGCCGGGAGG TCCTGCGCTTCAG TTCCTGGCCATTTTCTATTCAGGATGTGGTACAACCTCTTACCCTGCGAGTCCAGAGACCCCTAGTCTCTGTG ACGGTGTCCGATGCCTCCTGGGTCTCAGAACTGCTGTGGTCACTTTTCGTCCCTTTCACAGTATATCAAGTAAG GTGGCTGCCCCCTGTTCATCGCCAGCTGGGGAGGGGAATGAGGAGTTTTGCCCTCCGTGTACAACAG CTGGTGGCCAAAGGATTGGGCCAGACAGGGACACGACTCACTCCAGCAGACAAAGCAGAGCACATGAAACGACAGAGACACCCCAGATTGCGCCCTCAGTCAG CCCagtcttctttccctccctcccctggccctTCTCCTGGTGTGCGGCTGGCAGCTCTGGCTCAGAGAGTCAAGGAGGTTTTACCCCATGTGCCACTGGGCGTcatccagagagacctgg ccaGAACTGGCTGTGTAGACTTGACCATCACTAATCTGCTTGAGGGAGCTGTAGCGTTCATGCCGGAAGATATCACTGAAGGGACCCAGTCCCTTCCCACAGCCTCCGCTCCCAAG TTCCCCAGCTCTGGCCCGGTGACCCCTCAGCCCACAGCCCTCACATTTGCCAAGTCCTCCTGGGCCCGGCAGGAGAGCCTACAGGAGCGCAAGCAGGCACTCTATGAATATGCGAGAAG GAGATTCACAGAGAGACAGGCCCAGGAGGCTGACTGA
- the DQX1 gene encoding LOW QUALITY PROTEIN: ATP-dependent RNA helicase DQX1 (The sequence of the model RefSeq protein was modified relative to this genomic sequence to represent the inferred CDS: inserted 1 base in 1 codon), translating to MASQRLGLAEESDPNPRESELAVNPFDGLPFSSRYYELLEQRRALPIWAARFIFLEQLESSPSGVVLVSGEPGSGKSTQIPQWCAEFALARGFQEGQVTVTQPHPLAALSLAMRVADEMDITLGHEVGYSIPQEDCTGPDTLLRFCWDRLLLQEVASTRGTGAWGVLVLDEAQERSVASDLLQGLLRNARLGNLPGDSRVVVVTDPALEPKLQAFWGHPPTVHVPRGPGVCPTPVYRDTVPTDRVEAACQAVLELCTKEAPGDVLVYLPSEEEILLCCESLSREVEPLALRGPPPRVLPLHPGHGPAVQAAYEDMDLGARRIVVTHWLADFSFSLPSIRHVIDSGLELRSVYNPQIRAESQVLRPISKCQAEARRLRARGIPPGSCLCLYPKSFLELEAPPLPAPRICEENLSPLVLLLKRRQIAEPGXCHFLDRPAPEALMQALEDLDYLAALDDDGNLSDLGVILSEFPLPPELAKALLASCEFDCVDEMLTLAAMLTAAPGFTHPPLSAEESALRRALEHMDGDHSSLIQVYEAFIQSGADEAWCQARGLNWAALCHAQKLRGELLELMQRIELPLSQPAFGSEQNRRDLQKALVSGYFLKVARDTDGTGNYLLLTHKHVAQLSPYCCYRSRRSPARPPPWVLYHNFSISKDNCLSIVSEIQPQMLVELAPPYFLSNLPPSESRDLLNQLREEMADSSIESESPPTQEFGDACVLQ from the exons ATGGCCTCTCAGCGTCTTGGGCTGGCAGAAGAGTCTGACCCAAACCCCAGGGAGTCTGAGTTGGCTGTGAACCCCTTTGACGGGCTTCCCTTCTCTTCCCGCTACTACGAGCTGCTTGAGCAGCGCCGAGCCTTGCCCATCTGGGCTGCTCGGTTTATCTTCTTGGAGCAGTTGGAGAGTAGCCCCAGTGGAGTGGTGCTGGTGTCTGGAGAGCCTGGCTCTGGCAAGAGCACCCAG ATCCCTCAGTGGTGTGCAGAGTTTGCACTGGCCAGGGGGTTCCAGGAAGGCCAAGTAACTGTCACTCAGCCCCACCCTCTGGCAGCCCTGAGCCTGGCCATGCGGGTTGCCGATGAGATGGACATAACCCTGGGTCATGAGGTTGGATACAGCATTCCCCAGGAGGACTGCACTGGGCCAGACACCCTGCTCAG GTTTTGCTGGGACAGGCTGCTTCTACAGGAGGTGGCCTCAACCCGGGGCACGGGAGCCTGGGGCGTGCTGGTGCTGGATGAGGCCCAGGAGCGGTCAGTGGCCTCGGATTTGCTCCAGGGCCTACTGCGAAATGCCAGGCTGGGAAACCTTCCAGGGGACTCAAGAGTGGTTGTGGTTACTGACCCTGCCCTTGAACCTAAGCTCCAAGCCTTCTGGGGCCATCCTCCTACTGTGCATGTACCCAGAGGGCCTGGCGTGTGTCCCACACCTGTATACAGGGACACTGTCCCTACCGATCGAGTGGAAGCTGCCTGCCAAGCTGTGCTTGAATTGTGTACGAAGGAGGCTCCAGGAGATGTGCTAGTGTACCTGCCCAGTGAGGAG GAAATTTTGCTGTGCTGTGAATCCTTGTCCAGGGAGGTGGAGCCCTTGGCTCTCAGAGGTCCTCCACCACGGGTGCTGCCCCTTCACCCAGGACATGGCCCAGCTGTTCAGGCTGCATATGAGGACATGGACTTGGGTGCCCGAAGGATCGTGGTCACTCACTGGCTGGCtgacttctccttctccctcccttccatccgACATGTCATTGATTCAGGACTGGAGCTTCgaagt GTGTACAATCCTCAGATCCGAGCAGAATCCCAAGTGTTGAGACCAATCAGCAAGTGTCAGGCAGAAGCAAGAAGACTGCGGGCAAGAGGGATCCCACCAG GGTCCTGCCTCTGCCTGTATCCTAAGTCCTTCCTAGAACTAGAGGCGCCCCCGCTGCCTGCACCCAGGATATGTGAGGAGAATCTGAGCCCCCTGGTGTTACTTCTAAAGAGGAGACAGATTGCAGAGCCTG AGTGTCACTTCCTGGACCGGCCTG CTCCAGAAGCACTGATGCAGGCCCTGGAAGACTTGGACTACCTGGCAGCCCTGGATGATGATGGGAACCTGTCAGACCTGGGAGTCATCCTATCAGAGTTCCCCCTGCCCCCTGAGCTGGCCAAAGCCCTGCTGGCCTCCTGCGAGTTTGACTGTGTGGATGAGATGCTCACCCTCGCCGCCATGCTCACTG cTGCTCCCGGGTTCACCCATCCTCCACTCTCTGCAGAGGAATCTGCCTTGCGTCGGGCCCTGGAACATATGGATGGTGATCACAGTTCTCTGATCCAGGTGTATGAAGCCTTTATACAGA GTGGGGCAGACGAGGCTTGGTGCCAGGCCCGGGGGCTCAACTGGGCAGCACTGTGCCACGCCCAGAAACTTCGAGGTGAACTCCTAGAACTCATGCAACGAATTGAACTTCCCTTGTCCCAGCCAGCCTTTGGATCTGAGCAGAATCGCAGAGACCTTCAGAAAGCGCTGGTGTCAGGATACTTCCTTAAG GTGGCCCGAGACACAGACGGGACTGGAAATTACCTGCTCCTGACACATAAGCATGTGGCCCAGCTTTCCCCATACTGCTGCTACCGAAGCCGCAGGTCTCCAGCCAGACCCCCGCCGTGGGTGCTTTACCACAATTTCTCCATTTCCAAAGACAACTGCCTTTCCATTGTTTCTGAGATTCAGCCACAGAT gCTGGTAGAGTTGGCCCCTCCATACTTCTTGAGTAACTTGCCTCCCAGTGAGAGCAGAGACCTCTTGAATCAGCTGAGAGAAGAAATGGCAGATTCTTCAATAGAGAGTGAATCTCCCCCTACCCAAGAGTTTGGAGATGCCTGTGTCCTGCAGTGA
- the TLX2 gene encoding T-cell leukemia homeobox protein 2: protein MEPAVLASHNLPHHEPISFGIDQILSCPEPPGSGLGPGRSGQGHGESAAFSGGFHGTSSYGPAGSLAPLPGSSGMGPGGVIRVPAHRPMPVPPPAGGAPAVPGPSGLGGAGGLAGLTFPWMDSGRRFAKDRLTAALSPFSGTRRIGHPYQNRTPPKRKKPRTSFSRSQVLELERRFLRQKYLASAERAALAKALRMTDAQVKTWFQNRRTKWRRQTAEEREAERHRAGRLLLHLQQDALPRPLRPPLPPDPLCLHNSSLFALQNLQPWAEDNKVASVSGLASVV, encoded by the exons ATGGAGCCGGCGGTGCTGGCCTCGCACAACCTCCCGCACCACGAGCCAATCAGCTTTGGCATCGATCAGATCCTGAGCTGCCCGGAACCCCCCGGGAGCGGCCTAGGCCCCGGTCGCTCAGGCCAGGGCCATGGGGAGAGTGCGGCATTCTCGGGTGGATTTCACGGAACCTCAAGCTACGGTCCCGCGGGTTCGCTGGCCCCGCTACCTGGCAGCTCCGGCATGGGCCCAGGCGGCGTGATCCGCGTCCCGGCGCATCGTCCAATGCCAGTGCCGCCGCCCGCGGGAGGCGCGCCGGCAGTGCCTGGACCCTCTGGCTTGGGCGGAGCCGGGGGCCTAGCGGGACTCACCTTCCCTTGGATGGACAGCGGCCGCCGCTTTGCCAAGGACCGGCTCACGG CTGCACTCTCGCCCTTCTCCGGGACGCGCCGCATAGGCCACCCCTACCAAAACCGGACCCCCCCGAAGCGGAAGAAGCCGCGCACGTCCTTCTCCCGCTCGCAGGTGCTGGAGCTGGAGCGGCGCTTCCTGCGCCAGAAGTACTTGGCCTCGGCCGAGAGGGCAGCGCTGGCCAAGGCCCTGCGCATGACCGACGCCCAGGTCAAGACTTGGTTCCAGAACCGGCGCACCAAGTGGCG GCGCCAGACGGCGGAGGAGCGCGAGGCGGAGCGGCACCGCGCGGGCCGGCTGCTCCTGCACCTGCAGCAGGATGCCCTACCACGGCCTCTGCGGCCGCCGCTGCCCCCGGACCCGCTCTGCCTGCACAACTCGTCTCTCTTCGCGCTGCAGAACCTGCAGCCTTGGGCCGAGGACAACAAGGTGGCTTCCGTGTCCGGGCTCGCCTCGGTGGTGTGA
- the PCGF1 gene encoding polycomb group RING finger protein 1 isoform X1 — protein sequence MASPQGGQIAIAMRLRNQLQSVYKMDPLRNEEEVRVKIKDLNEHIVCCLCAGYFVDATTITECLHTFCKSCIVKYLQTSKYCPMCNIKIHETQPLLNLKLDRVMQDIVYKLVPGLQDSEEKRIREFYQSRGLDRVTQPSGEEPALSNLGLPFSSFDHSKAHYYRYDEQLSLCLERLSSGKDKNKSILQNKYVRCSVRAEVRHLRRVLCHRLMLNPQHVQLLFDNEVLPDHMTMKQIWLSRWFGKKSSEFHHEGGPLYVRGPSVNCQRRGVEDPTHIKLRRLGNPYLNYRSLVRR from the exons ATGGCGTCTCCTCAGGGGGGCCAGATTGCGATCGCGATGAGGCTTCGGAACCAGCTCCAGTCAGTGTACAAGATGGACCCACTACGGAACGAG GAGGAGGTCCGAGTAAAGATCAAAGACTTGAATGAGCACATCGTCTGCTGTCTGTGCGCTGGCTACTTCGTGGATGCTACCACCATCACAGAGTGTCTTCATACTT TCTGCAAGAGTTGTATTGTGAAGTACCTCCAAACCAGTAAGTACTGCCCCATGTGCAACATCAAGATCCACGAGACACAGCCACTGCTCAACCTCAAACTGGACCGGGTCATGCAGGACATCGTGTACAAGCTAGTGCCTGGCTTACAAGACA gTGAAGAGAAACGGATTCGAGAATTCTACCAGTCCCGAGGCTTGGACCGGGTTACCCAACCCAGTGGGGAAG AGCCAGCCCTGAGCAACCTCGGCCTCCCTTTCAGCAGCTTCGACCACTCGAAAGCCCACTACTATCGCTATGATGAGCAGCTGAGCCTGTGCCTGGAACGGCTGAG TTCTGGCAAAGACAAGAATAAAAGCATCCTGCAG AACAAATATGTCCGATGTTCCGTTAGAGCTGAAGTTCGTCATCTCCGGAGGGTCCTGTGTCACCGCTTAATGCTAAATCCCCAGCAT GTACAGCTCCTTTTTGACAATGAGGTTCTCCCAGATCACATGACCATGAAGCAGATATGGCTCTCCCGCTGGTTCGGCAAG AAATCCTCTGAGTTTCATCATGAAGGAGGGCCTCTCTATGTCCGTGGTCCCTCAGTGaattgccagaggagaggggtaGAGGACCCTACACATATAAAACTCAGAAG
- the PCGF1 gene encoding polycomb group RING finger protein 1 isoform X3, which produces MASPQGGQIAIAMRLRNQLQSVYKMDPLRNEEEVRVKIKDLNEHIVCCLCAGYFVDATTITECLHTFCKSCIVKYLQTSKYCPMCNIKIHETQPLLNLKLDRVMQDIVYKLVPGLQDSEEKRIREFYQSRGLDRVTQPSGEEPALSNLGLPFSSFDHSKAHYYRYDEQLSLCLERLSSGKDKNKSILQNKYVRCSVRAEVRHLRRVLCHRLMLNPQHVQLLFDNEVLPDHMTMKQIWLSRWFGKPSPLLLQYSVKEKRRNPLSFIMKEGLSMSVVPQ; this is translated from the exons ATGGCGTCTCCTCAGGGGGGCCAGATTGCGATCGCGATGAGGCTTCGGAACCAGCTCCAGTCAGTGTACAAGATGGACCCACTACGGAACGAG GAGGAGGTCCGAGTAAAGATCAAAGACTTGAATGAGCACATCGTCTGCTGTCTGTGCGCTGGCTACTTCGTGGATGCTACCACCATCACAGAGTGTCTTCATACTT TCTGCAAGAGTTGTATTGTGAAGTACCTCCAAACCAGTAAGTACTGCCCCATGTGCAACATCAAGATCCACGAGACACAGCCACTGCTCAACCTCAAACTGGACCGGGTCATGCAGGACATCGTGTACAAGCTAGTGCCTGGCTTACAAGACA gTGAAGAGAAACGGATTCGAGAATTCTACCAGTCCCGAGGCTTGGACCGGGTTACCCAACCCAGTGGGGAAG AGCCAGCCCTGAGCAACCTCGGCCTCCCTTTCAGCAGCTTCGACCACTCGAAAGCCCACTACTATCGCTATGATGAGCAGCTGAGCCTGTGCCTGGAACGGCTGAG TTCTGGCAAAGACAAGAATAAAAGCATCCTGCAG AACAAATATGTCCGATGTTCCGTTAGAGCTGAAGTTCGTCATCTCCGGAGGGTCCTGTGTCACCGCTTAATGCTAAATCCCCAGCAT GTACAGCTCCTTTTTGACAATGAGGTTCTCCCAGATCACATGACCATGAAGCAGATATGGCTCTCCCGCTGGTTCGGCAAG CCGTCCCCTTTGCTTTTACAATACAGTGTGAAAGAGAAGAGGAG AAATCCTCTGAGTTTCATCATGAAGGAGGGCCTCTCTATGTCCGTGGTCCCTCAGTGa
- the PCGF1 gene encoding polycomb group RING finger protein 1 isoform X2 produces MASPQGGQIAIAMRLRNQLQSVYKMDPLRNEEEVRVKIKDLNEHIVCCLCAGYFVDATTITECLHTFCKSCIVKYLQTSKYCPMCNIKIHETQPLLNLKLDRVMQDIVYKLVPGLQDSEEKRIREFYQSRGLDRVTQPSGEEPALSNLGLPFSSFDHSKAHYYRYDEQLSLCLERLSSGKDKNKSILQNKYVRCSVRAEVRHLRRVLCHRLMLNPQHVQLLFDNEVLPDHMTMKQIWLSRWFGKKSSEFHHEGGPLYVRGPSVNCQRRGVEDPTHIKLRR; encoded by the exons ATGGCGTCTCCTCAGGGGGGCCAGATTGCGATCGCGATGAGGCTTCGGAACCAGCTCCAGTCAGTGTACAAGATGGACCCACTACGGAACGAG GAGGAGGTCCGAGTAAAGATCAAAGACTTGAATGAGCACATCGTCTGCTGTCTGTGCGCTGGCTACTTCGTGGATGCTACCACCATCACAGAGTGTCTTCATACTT TCTGCAAGAGTTGTATTGTGAAGTACCTCCAAACCAGTAAGTACTGCCCCATGTGCAACATCAAGATCCACGAGACACAGCCACTGCTCAACCTCAAACTGGACCGGGTCATGCAGGACATCGTGTACAAGCTAGTGCCTGGCTTACAAGACA gTGAAGAGAAACGGATTCGAGAATTCTACCAGTCCCGAGGCTTGGACCGGGTTACCCAACCCAGTGGGGAAG AGCCAGCCCTGAGCAACCTCGGCCTCCCTTTCAGCAGCTTCGACCACTCGAAAGCCCACTACTATCGCTATGATGAGCAGCTGAGCCTGTGCCTGGAACGGCTGAG TTCTGGCAAAGACAAGAATAAAAGCATCCTGCAG AACAAATATGTCCGATGTTCCGTTAGAGCTGAAGTTCGTCATCTCCGGAGGGTCCTGTGTCACCGCTTAATGCTAAATCCCCAGCAT GTACAGCTCCTTTTTGACAATGAGGTTCTCCCAGATCACATGACCATGAAGCAGATATGGCTCTCCCGCTGGTTCGGCAAG AAATCCTCTGAGTTTCATCATGAAGGAGGGCCTCTCTATGTCCGTGGTCCCTCAGTGaattgccagaggagaggggtaGAGGACCCTACACATATAAAACTCAGAAGGTGA
- the PCGF1 gene encoding polycomb group RING finger protein 1 isoform X4, with translation MASPQGGQIAIAMRLRNQLQSVYKMDPLRNEEEVRVKIKDLNEHIVCCLCAGYFVDATTITECLHTFCKSCIVKYLQTSKYCPMCNIKIHETQPLLNLKLDRVMQDIVYKLVPGLQDSEEKRIREFYQSRGLDRVTQPSGEEPALSNLGLPFSSFDHSKAHYYRYDEQLSLCLERLSSGKDKNKSILQNKYVRCSVRAEVRHLRRVLCHRLMLNPQHVQLLFDNEVLPDHMTMKQIWLSRWFGKPSPLLLQYSVKEKRR, from the exons ATGGCGTCTCCTCAGGGGGGCCAGATTGCGATCGCGATGAGGCTTCGGAACCAGCTCCAGTCAGTGTACAAGATGGACCCACTACGGAACGAG GAGGAGGTCCGAGTAAAGATCAAAGACTTGAATGAGCACATCGTCTGCTGTCTGTGCGCTGGCTACTTCGTGGATGCTACCACCATCACAGAGTGTCTTCATACTT TCTGCAAGAGTTGTATTGTGAAGTACCTCCAAACCAGTAAGTACTGCCCCATGTGCAACATCAAGATCCACGAGACACAGCCACTGCTCAACCTCAAACTGGACCGGGTCATGCAGGACATCGTGTACAAGCTAGTGCCTGGCTTACAAGACA gTGAAGAGAAACGGATTCGAGAATTCTACCAGTCCCGAGGCTTGGACCGGGTTACCCAACCCAGTGGGGAAG AGCCAGCCCTGAGCAACCTCGGCCTCCCTTTCAGCAGCTTCGACCACTCGAAAGCCCACTACTATCGCTATGATGAGCAGCTGAGCCTGTGCCTGGAACGGCTGAG TTCTGGCAAAGACAAGAATAAAAGCATCCTGCAG AACAAATATGTCCGATGTTCCGTTAGAGCTGAAGTTCGTCATCTCCGGAGGGTCCTGTGTCACCGCTTAATGCTAAATCCCCAGCAT GTACAGCTCCTTTTTGACAATGAGGTTCTCCCAGATCACATGACCATGAAGCAGATATGGCTCTCCCGCTGGTTCGGCAAG CCGTCCCCTTTGCTTTTACAATACAGTGTGAAAGAGAAGAGGAGGTAG